One Streptomyces coeruleorubidus DNA segment encodes these proteins:
- a CDS encoding aminotransferase class I/II-fold pyridoxal phosphate-dependent enzyme — MRRTDPEGHGPVRFGPPLPEDGLPVLPELSAVLAAAASRGDHEPVGGGPALREAACGYWDRRGLHCDPGRVAAGPGAPALLLALTAALGGDVLVPRPCAAWWAPYARLLGRPAFHVPIPPESGGVPDPYALLETVRRVRAEGGDPRLLVLSVADDPTATVAPPELLHETVEAAQGEGLHLVSDETWRDTLHDPHDTVLLSPAEMLPDRVTVVTDLAGALLPPGWPAAVARFPAGEEADGLHARVLDVLTALDAQVAAPIASAAAYALREPEAVTARVATAVRLHARLAAEAHAAVVAAGALARPPQAGRHLYVDLAPLSPALTLHDVGDAQELEDFLTARLGMPAPGGHRFGDELETPRVRLSTGALLAGSDAERAECLISPTPLELPHVQRSLIQLKSAFDDLRDEAQRWEPPR, encoded by the coding sequence ATGCGGCGGACGGACCCGGAAGGTCACGGCCCCGTCCGCTTCGGGCCGCCGCTCCCCGAGGACGGGCTGCCCGTGTTGCCGGAGCTGTCCGCCGTGCTCGCCGCCGCGGCGTCCCGAGGGGACCACGAGCCGGTCGGCGGGGGACCGGCCCTGCGGGAGGCCGCCTGCGGCTACTGGGACCGGCGCGGACTGCACTGCGACCCCGGCCGGGTGGCCGCCGGGCCCGGCGCGCCCGCGCTGCTGCTCGCCCTGACCGCCGCCCTCGGCGGTGACGTCCTCGTGCCGAGACCCTGCGCCGCCTGGTGGGCGCCGTACGCGCGCCTGCTGGGGCGCCCCGCCTTCCACGTGCCGATCCCGCCGGAGAGCGGCGGTGTGCCCGATCCGTACGCCCTGCTGGAGACCGTGCGCCGGGTCCGCGCCGAGGGCGGTGATCCGCGCCTGCTCGTGCTGTCGGTCGCCGACGACCCCACGGCCACCGTCGCCCCTCCCGAGCTGCTGCACGAGACCGTGGAGGCCGCCCAGGGGGAGGGCCTGCACCTGGTCAGCGACGAGACCTGGCGCGACACCCTGCACGACCCGCACGACACCGTGCTGCTCAGCCCCGCCGAGATGCTGCCCGACCGGGTCACCGTCGTCACCGACCTGGCCGGTGCCCTGCTCCCGCCCGGCTGGCCGGCCGCCGTGGCCCGCTTCCCGGCCGGCGAGGAAGCCGACGGCCTCCACGCGCGCGTGCTCGACGTCCTCACCGCGCTCGACGCCCAGGTCGCCGCTCCCATCGCCTCGGCGGCCGCCTACGCCCTGCGGGAACCGGAAGCAGTCACCGCGCGCGTCGCCACCGCCGTGCGCCTGCACGCGCGCCTGGCCGCCGAGGCGCACGCCGCCGTCGTCGCCGCCGGCGCCCTCGCCCGGCCCCCGCAGGCCGGCCGCCATCTGTACGTCGACCTCGCTCCGCTGAGCCCCGCGCTGACCTTGCACGACGTCGGCGACGCACAGGAACTGGAGGACTTCCTGACCGCCCGCCTCGGCATGCCCGCGCCGGGCGGCCACCGCTTCGGTGACGAGCTCGAAACCCCGCGCGTGAGGCTCTCGACCGGCGCACTGCTGGCCGGCTCCGACGCGGAACGCGCGGAATGCCTCATCTCACCCACGCCGTTGGAACTGCCGCACGTGCAACGCTCGTTGATCCAACTGAAGTCGGCCTTCGACGATCTCCGCGACGAAGCTCAGCGATGGGAGCCTCCTCGATGA
- a CDS encoding MBL fold metallo-hydrolase codes for MTQQSESTASTTTREAEDAALPSPLAPPYPPLAEPRPLAERRVWPRTFHDRLTAPLPGLRAMARFAREGALRPGPEGLADIPRLPYAPGPLPRVDARTVAVTWAGHASWVLRIGGLTVLTDPVWSRRILGTPARITSVGVPWEELPRVDAVVISHNHYDHLDAPTLRRLPRDTPVFAPAGLARWFHRRRFTRVTELDWWEAAELDGVRFDFVPSHHWSKRTLTDTCRSLWGGWVLTDRDGQRLYFAGDTGYGHWFSRIGRRYPGIDLALLPIGAYDPRWWLSDVHCDPEEAVRAAQDLGATRMAPMHWAAFVLSAEPVLEPLTRVRAAWQKAGLPRENLWDMPVGASRVLSGD; via the coding sequence ATGACGCAGCAGTCCGAGTCGACCGCGAGCACGACCACTCGGGAAGCCGAGGACGCGGCCCTCCCATCCCCCCTCGCGCCCCCGTACCCGCCGCTGGCCGAACCGAGACCGCTGGCCGAACGCCGGGTGTGGCCGCGCACGTTCCACGACCGGCTGACCGCGCCGCTCCCCGGCTTGCGGGCCATGGCCCGCTTCGCCCGCGAGGGCGCCCTGAGACCGGGCCCGGAAGGCCTCGCCGACATCCCCCGGCTCCCTTACGCCCCCGGCCCGCTGCCCCGCGTCGACGCCCGCACGGTCGCCGTCACCTGGGCGGGACACGCCAGTTGGGTCCTGCGCATCGGCGGGCTCACGGTCCTCACCGACCCGGTCTGGTCCCGCCGGATCCTCGGCACCCCGGCCCGCATCACCTCCGTGGGCGTCCCCTGGGAGGAGCTGCCGCGCGTCGACGCCGTCGTCATCAGCCACAACCACTACGACCACCTGGACGCCCCCACGCTGCGCAGGCTCCCGCGCGACACCCCCGTGTTCGCCCCGGCCGGCCTCGCCCGCTGGTTCCACCGCCGCCGCTTCACCCGCGTCACGGAGCTCGACTGGTGGGAGGCGGCCGAACTCGACGGCGTCCGCTTCGACTTCGTCCCGTCCCACCACTGGTCCAAGCGCACCCTCACCGACACCTGCCGCAGCCTGTGGGGCGGCTGGGTCCTGACCGACCGGGACGGGCAGCGCCTGTACTTCGCGGGCGACACCGGCTACGGCCACTGGTTCTCCCGCATCGGCCGCCGCTATCCGGGCATCGACCTCGCCCTCCTCCCCATCGGCGCCTACGACCCGCGCTGGTGGCTCAGCGACGTCCACTGCGACCCGGAGGAGGCGGTCCGCGCCGCCCAGGACCTGGGAGCGACCAGGATGGCCCCCATGCACTGGGCCGCCTTCGTCCTGTCGGCGGAGCCGGTCCTGGAGCCCCTCACGCGGGTACGGGCGGCCTGGCAGAAGGCAGGCCTGCCCCGGGAGAACCTGTGGGACATGCCGGTCGGCGCTTCAAGGGTGCTGTCCGGGGACTGA
- a CDS encoding DedA family protein has product MPLLAASAVTPATVVPESTQQAIGYPSLFLLVLIGALVPVIPTGALVSSAAVVAFHQTAPFSLAMVFVTASLAAFLGDAALYWLGRRGMKSKNGSRWLAAIRARAPEDRLEQAQTKLAEHGVAVLVLSRLVPAGRIPVMLACLMAKWPMRRFWRGNLPACLAWAVTYQLIGILGGSLFDEPWEGVVAAIALTLVISAVPSVVRRVR; this is encoded by the coding sequence ATACCTCTGCTCGCGGCGTCGGCCGTCACCCCGGCGACCGTCGTGCCGGAGTCCACGCAACAGGCGATCGGCTATCCCTCACTCTTCCTGCTGGTGCTGATCGGGGCGCTGGTGCCGGTGATCCCGACGGGTGCGCTGGTGAGTTCGGCGGCCGTGGTCGCCTTCCACCAGACGGCGCCGTTCTCGCTGGCGATGGTGTTCGTGACGGCGTCGCTGGCGGCGTTCCTCGGGGACGCGGCGCTGTACTGGCTGGGGCGGCGCGGGATGAAGTCGAAGAACGGCTCGCGCTGGCTGGCGGCGATCCGGGCGCGGGCGCCGGAGGACCGGCTGGAGCAGGCGCAGACGAAACTCGCCGAGCACGGCGTGGCGGTGCTGGTGCTGTCCCGGCTGGTGCCGGCGGGCCGCATCCCGGTGATGCTGGCCTGCCTGATGGCGAAGTGGCCGATGCGGCGCTTCTGGCGCGGGAACCTGCCCGCCTGCCTGGCCTGGGCCGTGACGTACCAGTTGATCGGGATCCTCGGCGGGTCGCTGTTCGACGAGCCGTGGGAGGGTGTGGTCGCGGCGATCGCGCTGACCTTGGTGATCAGCGCGGTGCCGAGTGTGGTGCGGCGGGTGCGATAG
- a CDS encoding MBL fold metallo-hydrolase, producing the protein MPVEITWWGHATCTVEDSNVRVLTDPLFARRLAHLRRRRGDLPPPGAHQADVALVSHLHADHLHVPSLMRLAAGTRLVVPRGARRAVPGLRRLAHLRVSEVAPGDEVPVGDIVVRAVPARHDGRRLPLGPHRSPALGYVIAGEARTYFAGDTGLFDDMAEEVGPVEVALLPVGGWGPYLGEGHLDAGRAAQALARLAPRSAVPVHYGTYWPIGMDAVRPHEFHAPGDEFVRLAARHAPDVAVHRLGHGESVRLEVAR; encoded by the coding sequence GTGCCGGTGGAGATCACCTGGTGGGGTCACGCCACTTGCACGGTCGAGGACTCGAACGTACGCGTGCTCACCGATCCGCTGTTCGCACGCCGGCTCGCGCACCTGCGCCGCCGGCGCGGGGACCTGCCGCCTCCCGGCGCCCACCAGGCGGATGTCGCGCTGGTCTCGCATCTGCACGCCGACCACCTGCACGTGCCGTCGCTGATGCGGCTCGCCGCGGGCACACGCCTGGTCGTGCCCCGGGGCGCGCGCCGGGCGGTGCCCGGGCTGCGCCGGCTCGCGCACCTGCGGGTCAGCGAGGTGGCGCCGGGGGACGAGGTACCGGTCGGCGACATCGTCGTACGGGCCGTGCCCGCGCGGCACGACGGTCGCCGGCTGCCGCTCGGACCGCACCGCTCCCCCGCGCTCGGCTACGTCATCGCCGGCGAGGCCCGGACGTACTTCGCCGGGGACACCGGGCTGTTCGACGACATGGCCGAGGAGGTCGGTCCGGTCGAGGTGGCACTGCTGCCGGTGGGCGGCTGGGGGCCGTACCTGGGCGAGGGACACCTGGACGCGGGCCGGGCGGCACAGGCGCTGGCGCGGCTGGCGCCGCGCAGTGCGGTGCCGGTGCACTACGGCACGTACTGGCCGATCGGAATGGACGCCGTGCGCCCCCACGAGTTCCATGCGCCGGGTGACGAGTTCGTGCGGCTCGCGGCGCGGCACGCGCCGGATGTGGCGGTGCACCGGCTCGGGCACGGGGAGAGCGTGCGCCTGGAGGTCGCGCGGTGA
- a CDS encoding phage holin family protein — protein MRGVRWRRVASQVGRSVAVWAVSTLTMLVLAGILPEFRLRSADGDSATDIAVTAAFGAGAFGLLSAVVWPLLVRLLLLVPALVLGLLVFFLNGALLLLALRLDPGERGTAAPETAVVVAAVMSAVASATGAALAVRDDDAYRRRLYRLSDRRRRRSGPPCPASPGTVFLQLDGVGHDVLLGAVGKGLMPTVARWLDIGDGARSTHRLIPWRTDWSSQTGASQLGILHGSNHDVPAFRWYEKDTREVVVCNRPTSAAELQRRASGYAGHGGLLAVDGASRGNLFSGGAGQQALVLSIAGRRSRENRSRAGYFAYFSDPANAVRTALSFAAEVGREIGQSTRARLAKQRPRVSRGGLYPLVRAFATVVERDVVVAAVTGDMLAGRTAVYADLVAYDEVAHHSGPASRDAQKVLERLDRSLALIEKVAEHAPRPYRIVVLSDHGQSPGETFRSRYGLTLGDLVRAGCGLPVPRRAERTRSGTEARAAVRAALRIPVEEHGEQHRPTRRSEPIVLASGNLGLVSFPDVTHRMSKEEIDARHPALLPTLANHPGIGFLLVRSDEHGGVVLGAYGAEIPLADLDDNPGPLAAFGPGAADAVRRTHSFPHAADIMVNSFHDPADGEVLAFEEQIGSHGGLGGEQGKPFLLSPLGFSPPVDEGEELVGAEHVHRVLRRWMRESDGPQVPMVSREERAA, from the coding sequence GTGCGGGGCGTGCGGTGGCGGCGGGTCGCCAGTCAGGTGGGGCGGAGCGTCGCCGTGTGGGCGGTCTCCACCCTCACCATGCTCGTGCTCGCCGGGATCCTGCCGGAGTTCCGGCTCCGCTCGGCCGACGGCGACAGCGCGACCGACATCGCCGTCACGGCGGCCTTCGGTGCCGGCGCCTTCGGTCTGCTGTCCGCCGTGGTCTGGCCGTTGCTGGTCCGGCTCCTGCTCCTCGTACCGGCGCTCGTGCTCGGGCTGCTGGTGTTCTTCCTCAACGGCGCGCTGCTGCTGCTCGCCCTGCGCCTCGACCCCGGGGAGCGCGGCACCGCCGCCCCGGAGACCGCCGTCGTGGTCGCCGCCGTCATGTCCGCCGTGGCGTCCGCCACCGGCGCCGCCCTGGCCGTGCGCGACGACGACGCCTACCGCCGCCGGCTGTACCGGCTCTCGGACCGCCGCCGTCGCAGGTCCGGACCGCCCTGCCCGGCCAGCCCCGGCACGGTCTTCCTGCAGCTCGACGGCGTCGGCCACGACGTCCTGCTGGGCGCGGTCGGCAAGGGCCTGATGCCCACCGTCGCCCGCTGGCTCGACATCGGCGACGGCGCGCGCTCCACCCACCGGCTCATCCCCTGGCGCACCGACTGGTCCAGCCAGACCGGCGCCAGCCAGCTCGGCATCCTGCACGGCAGCAACCACGACGTCCCCGCGTTCCGCTGGTACGAGAAGGACACCCGCGAGGTGGTCGTGTGCAACCGCCCGACCAGCGCCGCCGAACTCCAGCGCCGCGCCTCCGGATACGCGGGGCACGGCGGCCTGCTCGCCGTCGACGGCGCCAGCCGCGGCAACCTGTTCAGCGGCGGCGCCGGACAACAGGCCCTCGTGCTGTCCATCGCCGGCCGCCGCAGCCGGGAGAACCGCTCCCGGGCGGGCTACTTCGCCTACTTCTCCGACCCGGCCAACGCCGTGCGCACGGCCCTGTCCTTCGCCGCCGAGGTGGGCCGGGAGATCGGCCAGTCCACCCGGGCCCGCCTCGCCAAGCAACGCCCGCGCGTCTCCCGCGGCGGCCTCTACCCGCTCGTGAGGGCCTTCGCGACCGTCGTCGAGCGGGACGTAGTCGTCGCCGCCGTGACGGGCGACATGCTCGCCGGCCGCACCGCCGTCTACGCCGACCTCGTGGCCTACGACGAGGTCGCCCACCACTCCGGCCCGGCGAGCCGCGACGCGCAGAAGGTCCTCGAACGCCTCGACCGCTCCCTCGCGCTGATCGAGAAGGTCGCCGAGCACGCCCCGCGCCCGTACCGGATCGTCGTGCTGTCCGACCACGGCCAGAGCCCCGGCGAGACCTTCCGCTCCCGCTACGGGCTCACCCTCGGCGACCTGGTGCGGGCCGGCTGCGGACTGCCCGTGCCGCGCCGGGCGGAGCGCACCCGCAGCGGGACGGAGGCCCGCGCGGCCGTGCGCGCCGCCCTGCGCATCCCCGTCGAGGAGCACGGCGAGCAGCACCGCCCCACCCGCCGCTCGGAGCCGATCGTGCTGGCCTCCGGCAACCTCGGCCTGGTCTCCTTCCCGGACGTCACGCACCGGATGAGCAAGGAGGAGATCGACGCCCGCCACCCCGCCCTGCTGCCGACCCTCGCCAACCACCCCGGCATCGGCTTCCTGCTGGTGCGCAGCGACGAGCACGGCGGGGTCGTCCTCGGCGCGTACGGCGCCGAGATACCGCTCGCCGACCTCGACGACAACCCGGGCCCGCTCGCCGCGTTCGGGCCGGGCGCCGCCGACGCGGTACGCCGCACGCACTCCTTCCCGCACGCCGCCGACATCATGGTCAACTCCTTCCACGACCCGGCCGACGGCGAAGTCCTCGCCTTCGAGGAACAGATCGGCTCCCACGGCGGACTCGGCGGTGAACAGGGCAAACCCTTCCTGCTGTCGCCGCTCGGCTTCTCGCCGCCGGTCGACGAGGGGGAGGAACTCGTCGGCGCCGAACACGTCCACCGCGTACTGCGCCGCTGGATGCGCGAGTCGGACGGCCCCCAGGTGCCGATGGTGAGCAGAGAGGAACGCGCCGCCTGA
- a CDS encoding ATP-binding protein, whose product MQAAVTVTPARIPELLLGLATVRPVFLWGAPGIGKSSLVRAFAESLGLECVSLLGTQLAPEDLIGVPQIREGRSVFCPPEAIARDEPYCLFLDELNAATPDVQKAFYSLILDRRIGSYELPKGSIVIGAGNRATDNALARPIASALVNRLTHVHLEASATDWLVWAADNSIHPWIVDHLTDRPDHLWSKPPKTEEPFSTPRSWHMLSDALHSFGRDLDEETLRVLAHGTLTPAHAQAFCGYVKIVRSRFGIEAILKGDARWPNRAEDRDLLFYLADSFRGRLIKELPASKEHMSANGRQTAYRAKSLLVQLAEISVEVAQTVIASDSDGNPVLPSWFLVEAARDMPRLVEARR is encoded by the coding sequence TTGCAGGCCGCCGTCACCGTCACTCCCGCCCGCATCCCGGAGCTGCTGCTCGGTCTCGCCACCGTCCGGCCGGTCTTCCTCTGGGGCGCTCCCGGCATCGGGAAGTCCTCCCTGGTACGGGCGTTCGCCGAGTCGCTCGGCCTGGAGTGCGTGAGCCTGCTGGGCACCCAGCTGGCGCCCGAGGACCTCATCGGCGTACCGCAGATCCGCGAGGGGCGCTCGGTGTTCTGCCCGCCGGAGGCGATCGCCCGGGACGAGCCGTACTGCCTGTTCCTGGACGAGCTCAACGCGGCCACTCCGGACGTGCAGAAGGCGTTCTACTCGCTGATCCTCGACCGCCGTATCGGCAGCTACGAACTGCCCAAGGGCTCGATCGTCATCGGCGCCGGAAACCGCGCCACCGACAACGCGCTCGCCCGGCCCATCGCCTCCGCGCTCGTCAACCGCCTCACCCACGTGCACCTGGAGGCGTCCGCGACGGACTGGCTCGTCTGGGCCGCGGACAACAGCATCCACCCCTGGATCGTGGACCACCTCACCGACCGGCCCGACCACCTGTGGTCCAAGCCGCCGAAGACGGAGGAGCCGTTCTCCACGCCCCGTTCCTGGCACATGCTCTCCGACGCCCTGCACTCCTTCGGCCGCGACCTCGACGAGGAGACGCTGCGGGTGCTCGCGCACGGCACGCTGACGCCCGCGCACGCGCAGGCCTTCTGCGGCTACGTCAAGATCGTGCGCAGCCGGTTCGGCATCGAGGCGATCCTCAAGGGCGACGCCCGCTGGCCGAACCGTGCGGAGGACCGCGACCTGCTCTTCTACCTGGCCGACTCCTTCCGCGGCCGCCTGATCAAGGAACTGCCCGCGAGCAAGGAGCACATGTCGGCGAACGGCCGCCAGACCGCCTACCGCGCCAAGTCGCTGCTGGTACAGCTCGCGGAGATATCCGTCGAGGTCGCCCAGACCGTCATCGCCTCCGACAGCGACGGCAACCCCGTGCTGCCCTCCTGGTTCCTCGTCGAGGCGGCGCGCGACATGCCCCGGCTGGTGGAGGCACGCCGGTGA
- a CDS encoding vWA domain-containing protein, with protein sequence MRLMRTNPALAAVEFDVCRQEECRFAPRHGLVVVDSDGDLHVHPDRLAEPAAWAWALAHAVLHLGFGHVPAVKGDRVQSDRHDLAARCVVVNRFLLGFTIGETPEHLPASYPDGDEEQLAARWRRDGLPAVYERCGTAGDEPDQVLVPWVGWSQPPDWQLAFAGALTRTVSAAMDMAGGRRDSLDGEAPLLRPWQRALSWFMSSYPLLGGIASGIKLVADAELARAHGIAIAAVNAEAGEIYVNPLRQFDDEEWRFVLAHEMLHAALRHGDRCGTRDPYLFNIACDYVINGWLTEMQVGAMPEGLLHDPGLAGLSAEEVYDRIAGDLRRMRRLATPRGKGAGDVLGAPLGPPRDYVDLDGFYRRGLAQGLDLHQRQERGFLPGGLVDEIRALSHPPLPWDARLARWFDEFVPRPEPVRSFARPSRRQAATPGIPRAGRYFPPEEIARCTFGVVLDTSGSMDRVLLGKALGAIASYAEARDVPAARVVFCDAAPHDAGYLPVTEIAGRVRVHGRGGTVLQPGIDLLHRADDFPPGAPVLIITDGWCDVLRVRREHAYLIPRGARLPFSARGPVFRVS encoded by the coding sequence ATGCGGCTGATGCGGACCAACCCCGCCCTCGCCGCCGTGGAGTTCGACGTCTGCCGCCAGGAGGAGTGCCGCTTCGCGCCCCGCCACGGACTCGTGGTCGTCGACTCCGACGGCGATCTGCACGTCCACCCGGACCGGCTCGCCGAGCCCGCCGCCTGGGCCTGGGCGCTCGCCCACGCCGTCCTCCACCTCGGCTTCGGGCACGTCCCGGCGGTCAAGGGCGACCGCGTCCAGTCCGACCGCCACGACCTCGCCGCCCGCTGCGTCGTCGTCAACCGCTTCCTGCTCGGCTTCACCATCGGCGAGACCCCGGAGCACCTCCCCGCCTCCTACCCGGACGGCGACGAGGAGCAGCTCGCGGCCCGCTGGCGACGCGACGGACTGCCCGCCGTGTACGAGCGCTGCGGCACGGCCGGCGACGAGCCCGACCAGGTGCTGGTGCCGTGGGTGGGCTGGTCCCAGCCGCCCGACTGGCAGCTGGCCTTCGCCGGCGCCCTGACCCGGACCGTGTCCGCCGCGATGGACATGGCGGGCGGCCGCCGCGACAGCCTGGACGGCGAGGCACCGCTGCTGCGGCCCTGGCAGCGGGCGCTGAGCTGGTTCATGTCCTCCTACCCGCTGCTCGGCGGTATCGCGTCCGGCATCAAGCTGGTCGCCGACGCCGAACTCGCCCGCGCGCACGGCATCGCGATCGCCGCGGTCAACGCCGAGGCCGGCGAGATCTACGTCAACCCGCTGCGGCAGTTCGACGACGAGGAGTGGCGGTTCGTCCTGGCCCACGAGATGCTGCACGCCGCCCTGCGCCACGGCGACCGCTGCGGCACCCGCGACCCCTACCTGTTCAACATCGCCTGCGACTACGTGATCAACGGCTGGCTGACCGAGATGCAGGTCGGCGCCATGCCCGAGGGGCTGCTGCACGACCCGGGGCTCGCGGGCCTGTCCGCGGAGGAGGTGTACGACCGGATCGCCGGCGACCTGCGCCGCATGCGCCGGCTGGCCACACCGCGCGGCAAGGGCGCCGGCGATGTCCTCGGCGCGCCGCTCGGCCCGCCCCGCGACTACGTCGACCTGGACGGGTTCTACCGCCGCGGCCTCGCCCAGGGACTCGACCTGCACCAGCGGCAGGAGCGCGGCTTCCTGCCCGGCGGCCTGGTCGACGAGATCCGCGCGCTCAGCCATCCGCCGCTGCCGTGGGACGCGCGGCTCGCCCGCTGGTTCGACGAGTTCGTGCCCCGCCCCGAGCCCGTACGGTCCTTCGCCCGCCCCTCGCGCCGCCAGGCGGCCACCCCCGGGATCCCCCGCGCGGGGCGGTACTTCCCGCCCGAGGAGATCGCCCGCTGCACCTTCGGCGTGGTCCTGGACACCTCCGGCTCCATGGACCGCGTCCTGCTCGGCAAGGCACTGGGCGCCATCGCCTCCTACGCCGAGGCCCGGGACGTACCGGCCGCCCGGGTCGTGTTCTGCGACGCGGCCCCGCACGACGCCGGCTATCTGCCGGTCACCGAGATCGCCGGCCGGGTGCGCGTGCACGGCCGGGGCGGCACCGTCCTGCAACCCGGCATCGACCTGCTGCACCGTGCCGACGACTTCCCGCCCGGCGCGCCCGTCCTGATCATCACCGACGGCTGGTGCGACGTCCTGCGCGTGCGGCGCGAGCACGCGTACCTGATCCCGCGAGGGGCGCGGCTGCCGTTCAGCGCCAGAGGTCCGGTCTTCCGCGTGAGTTGA
- a CDS encoding OsmC family peroxiredoxin, translating to MAATRSAHTVWEGNLFKGNGVVTLDSSGILAEQPVTWAARTEEPGGKTSPEELIAAAHSSCFSMAFSNILDKAGTPPTKLVTSADVTFQPGEGITGIHLTVEGTVPGMDEAAFLAAAEEAKVGCPVSQALKATPITLTAKLA from the coding sequence ATGGCAGCCACGCGCTCCGCACACACCGTTTGGGAAGGCAACCTCTTCAAGGGCAACGGCGTCGTCACCTTGGACTCCTCCGGCATCCTCGCCGAGCAGCCGGTGACCTGGGCGGCCCGCACCGAGGAGCCGGGCGGGAAGACCAGCCCGGAGGAGCTGATCGCCGCCGCCCACTCCAGCTGCTTCTCGATGGCCTTCTCCAACATCCTCGACAAGGCCGGCACCCCGCCGACCAAGCTGGTGACCTCCGCCGACGTCACCTTCCAGCCCGGCGAGGGCATCACCGGCATCCACCTCACCGTCGAGGGCACCGTCCCCGGCATGGACGAGGCGGCCTTCCTCGCCGCCGCCGAGGAGGCCAAGGTCGGCTGCCCGGTCAGCCAGGCCCTCAAGGCCACGCCCATCACCCTGACCGCCAAGCTCGCCTGA
- a CDS encoding glycerophosphodiester phosphodiesterase family protein, translating to MTPRPAVSAHRGGSERAGPATWQAYEDALESGAEYVEFDIRRTMDGVLVVYHDPRVGHTGPPLAALTHAELSERAGYDVPVVDEVMALIAGKLVAHLDLKEAGYEREVIDRAVALLGVDGLVVTTLEDCSVAAVAQAFPGVRTALSLGRDRRELALARLPGTRLSELFPARRIRACGAHGVAVHQRLARTTVLREATRHGLFTMVWTVNDDTLMRAFLAHPRVDVLVTDRPRRAVALRGPITPSRH from the coding sequence ATGACGCCACGCCCCGCCGTCTCCGCCCACCGGGGCGGCTCCGAGCGCGCCGGACCCGCCACCTGGCAGGCATACGAGGACGCGCTCGAGTCCGGCGCGGAGTACGTCGAGTTCGACATCCGCCGCACGATGGACGGCGTCCTCGTCGTCTACCACGACCCCCGGGTCGGGCACACCGGGCCGCCGCTGGCCGCGCTCACGCACGCCGAGCTGAGCGAGCGGGCCGGGTACGACGTGCCGGTGGTGGACGAGGTCATGGCGCTGATCGCCGGGAAGCTCGTGGCGCACCTGGACCTGAAGGAGGCGGGCTACGAGCGGGAGGTGATCGACCGGGCGGTGGCCCTGCTCGGCGTGGACGGGCTCGTCGTGACGACGCTGGAGGACTGCTCCGTGGCCGCCGTCGCACAGGCCTTCCCCGGGGTGCGCACCGCGCTGTCCCTGGGGCGCGACCGCAGGGAACTGGCCCTGGCCCGGCTGCCCGGGACCCGGCTGAGCGAGCTGTTCCCGGCCCGCCGCATCCGGGCCTGCGGGGCCCACGGCGTCGCCGTCCACCAGCGGCTGGCCAGGACCACCGTGCTGCGCGAGGCGACCCGGCACGGCCTGTTCACCATGGTGTGGACGGTCAACGACGACACCCTGATGCGGGCCTTCCTCGCCCACCCGCGCGTGGACGTGCTCGTCACCGACCGGCCCCGGCGAGCCGTGGCGCTCCGCGGGCCGATCACCCCCTCGCGGCATTGA